The following nucleotide sequence is from Gallaecimonas pentaromativorans.
CGGGCAGCGCCAGCGATACAAAAACCTATCCACAGCGCCATGGCACCCAGAAACAGCCAGCGCTGCTGGGCAAAAAGCCCCAGCAGCAGCACCATCACCGCCAAGCCCACCACCGAGCCCAGCAACCGGAACAGGCCCTTGGCGATCACCTGGCCGCTTTGGGGCTGCATCACGATAAAGACGGTGATCATGGCGGTGCTGGGCTTTTGCAGCTGCAACACCATGGCCAGCGACACCGTTAAAAAGGCCGCCAGCACCACCTTGAACAGGTATACCCACACCAGGCCGTCGCTGCGGGCCCAGGCCCGGGCGGCTTGGCGCCAGTCATCACTGCTGGGCAGACGCCAGGCGTCAGTGGCCATGCTCGGCTTCCTGTTCAGGCTGCATCTGGGTCAGGCTGGGGCTGTCTTTGTCAGCCAGCAAACCGCCGCCCAAGGCTACCTGCAGACCGGCGTGGGCCGCCAGCCGCGCCGCCACCAACTGCTCGACCACCAGCTTTTGGGTAAAGAGGTTTTGCTCGGTGCTGAGTACGTCCAGATAATCGCTAAGGCCGCCTTCGTAAGCCTTTAAGGTCAGGTCGTAACTTTGCTGGGCCAGGGCCACCGCCTTGGCCGCCAGAGATTGCTGCTTATCCAAAGAGCGCAGGCGAATAAGCTGGTTGGAGATCCCCTCCAGTGCGCCCAGCAGGGTCTGGCGATAATGAGCCACGGCGCCGTCGTAATCGGCGCTGTAGGCGGCCAGGGTATCGCGGCGGGTGTCGCCATCGAGAATGGGCAGTGACAACACCGGCCCGGCCGAATAGGTGAACTTGTCGCGGCTCAGCACATCCAGCATGTTGCCACTCACCGCCGATAGCACCACAGAAGCCGCCAGGTTGATGTTGGGGTAGAAATCGGCGCGGGCCGCATCGATATCGCGGGCATAAGAGGCCACCTGCCAGCGGCTGGCCACCACATCGGGCCTGTGGCCCACCAGCGCCAGCGGCACTACATCGGGAATGGCCGGGGCCTGGCTGAGGTTAAGGCTTGGCCGTTGCAGGCTGGCGCCGGCAGCTGGCGATTGGCCTGCCAACACCGCTATCTGGTTGCGGCTCAGTTGCAGCTGCTCGTCGAGATCTTCCATTTCCCGCTCCATGGCGGGAATGGGGGCCTGTGCCTGGGTTACATCCAACTCGGTACCCAGGCCGCCGTCATAGCGCTTTTGCACCAGGGCCAGGATATGTTGCTGTTGGGCCAGCAGCGCCGTTTTTACATCGTACTCGGCATACAGCAGGGAAAAGCGGATATAGGCCCGCACCAACTGCCCGGCCAGGGCCAACTGCACCGCCTGGCCTTCGGCTACCGACACCTGGGCCCGGTTCAAAGCCGCCTCGGAGCGGTTTTTCTCCCGGCCCCAAAAATCCAGTACATAGGAAAAGCCAAGACCAACACTGTTGTCCCAGGTGTTGGCGCCATAGAGGGTGCCTGGGCCGTAGAAATCGTCTTTTGCCCATTTATGGCGCTTGATGCTGGCATCGACACCCAACTTGGGGGATTCGTCACCGGCAGTGAGGCCAGCCACAGCCATGGCACCACGAATACGGGCCTCGGCCTGGGCCAGGCTGGGGCTGTCGGCCATGGCTTTAGCCAGCCAGGCATTGAGCTGGGGATCGCCAAAAGCCTGCCACCAGTCCTGGCGCGGCCAGGCGGCATCTTTGCGGGCTGCTTTAACCGCATCATCAAACACCAAAGCCTGGGCGGCCTTGGCATCGGCTTTGGGTCTCAGTCCTTCGGAGCTGATACAGCCTGCTATTGTTACGGACAAAGCAAAAACACCGCTAAGGCAAAGCCCACGGCGTAGAAAAAAAAGATCCACCAGAGACATTCCCAGAGTTGGAAAACAAAAATGGGGAAAGCGATAACGGCGCCCAATCTACCGATCGTGGTGAAAGACCGAAAGAGAAGCGCCAGACAAGGAACTGTTACGTTTAGAGAAGTAATGCCGACTTGACGCCCTATCGCCTGCTCAAGCGCCCAGTGCCTCGACCAAGGCGTCAATCGCAAAGCGAGTCTTCAACGGCACATGCGGATTTTGCGGCCAGACCAAACTGCACTCCAGCATCTTGCGCTGCTCGGGCAGCACTTCCACCAATTCGCCCTGTTGTAGCCGAGGCGCCACCAGCCATAACGGCAAAAAGGCCAAGCCCAGACCGGCAACGGCCGCATCGACCAGAGCGTCGAGATTGTCGACCTGGAATCGGCTATGGGTTTGCGGCAAGCGAAAGCCAGGCCTGCTCACATAATTGGCCCAGGGGCCGGAGCGGCGGCTGGCGCTGTATTCCAGGGTTTGATGGCCGCTCAGTTGCTCAAGGGTCTGGGGCTGACCATAACGCTCCAGATAGGAAGGTGCCGCGCACACCACGATGGTCGAAGGGGCTAAGCGCCGGCAAACCAAGCCGGAGCTGTCATCAAGCGACCCCATCCGCACTGCCAAGTCAAAGCCGCTTTCAACCAAATCCAGAGATTGGTCAGTGAGGTGCATTTGTACCTGCAAACCGGAGAATCGCTCTGCCAGCTGGGTTATCACTGGTGCGACAAAATGTCGCCCAAAAAGAACCGGCGCAGTGATTTTCAACAGGCCGCGCGGCTCATCCGGCCGACTGTCAAGATCGTTCAATCCGGCTTCCACCAGCGCCAGAGCCCGTCGGCAATTGGCGTAGAAGCGCCGCCCTTCCTCGGTTAAGGCAAAACTGCGGGTGGTGCGGTGAAAAAGGCGTACTGCCAGCCGCTCTTCCAGTTGGGCAATGATTTTTCCCACGGCGGCGCGGGTTAGGTGCAGCTGCTCACTGGCAGCGGCAAAACCGCCAGCATCGGCCACCGCCACAAAAGCCGAGATCCCGGCCAAAGGGTCTTTCACGTCCACCTCCACCACTTTGTATCGCTATCGTAAGCACAGTGTCGCCAAATACGGGCTAACGCTTCCCTGCGGTAGACACTAGTCTGATATGCATCACTCGGCCAGTGGCAGATGTTATGACTCAGAGGTACAGCGGCAAGCGCTGTTAAGGGTCAACCAGGGGTCGCCGTTGTCATCTCACAGAGGAAAAATCATGTTTGGTTTTGTTCAATCCGTTCAACGACGCGCCGCACTGTTGCTGGCTGCTTTGTCTTTGGGCCTTGCCAGTGGGCAGGCAAGTGCCGCCGCGCCACTGCAAGGGAAACAGGTGCCCGGCTTTCATCGCTTGGCGGTGGGCGACCTGGAAGTGACCGCCCTGTTTGACGGTTATAACGATCTGGGGCCGTCACTGCTGCACGGTATGCCCCTAGCCGAGATCCAGAAGATCCTGGCAGCCAAACACAACACCGGGCCCGGCGTGCAAACCGCATTTAACGCTTTTTTGATCAACACCGGTAAACAGCTGGTATTAGTGGATACCGGGGCTGGCGCCTGCATCGGGCCAACCTCCGGCTGGCTGAGCAAAAGCATGGAAGCCGCAGGTTACCACCCGGCGCAGGTGGACGTGGTGTTGCTGACCCACATGCACCTTGACCATGTTTGTGGCCTGGTGGATGCCAAGGGCCAAGCTATATTCCCCAACGCCCAGGTATTTGCTGCCAAGGCTGAGGAAGATTACTGGCTGGCTCCGCAGCACCTTAAGGATGCACCTGAAGAAGCCAAACCCTACTTCGAAATTGCCGTCCATTCGGTGGCACCCTATAAGGCCAGCGGCCGCCTGCACAGCTTTACCACTGTGGCTCCGGTTGCCGGCGTTACCCTGGTTAACGAGGCAGGCCACACCCCAGGCAGCACCGGCTACCTGTTTAGCTCTAAAGGCCAAAGCATCCTTTTTGCAGGCGATATCATCCACATAGGCCCGGTTCAGTTTGACCACCCGGAGCTGTCCATCGCCTTTGACGCCAACCCCGAGCAAGCTATCGCCGCCCGTGAGAAGCTGTTTACCGAGTTGGCCAAATCCGGCACCTGGATGGCTGCCGCTCACCTGCCCTTCCCCGGTATTGGCCATATCGAGCAACAAGATGACCACTTTGTCTGGTTACCGCTGCCCTACGGCCCACTGCACCGGGCAGATAAAGTCCCCCTACTGCAATAAACAAAAAGGCCGCCACTTGGCGGCCTTTTTGTTGCACCCCATCAGCCCGGCCCCGGCAGCAGGGCCAGATAAGCGGTAGCCGCCAGCAGGCTGAGCATCACCAACCCTTCGATGACGATGGAACGGGCCAGAGCGCTGGCGTCAGGAGACGCGGCCAGGGTGGGCACCAGCTTCCATTTATGGCGCGCCGCCAGCAGCAAAACGCCAATCACCAGCAGCAATTTAATGGCCATCATCTTGCCGTAGGGGCTGACCCCTAGCTCGGGCAACACGCCAATCAGGATCAAAGCGCTACAGCCGGTAATAAAGAGCACCACCAGCACCACGGCGGCATCGTCGCCAAAGCGGGCCATGATCGGGGCCGCCTCGCGGCCACCTAAGGTGCGGCTCAGATACCACAGCGGATAGAGCGCTCCAAGCCACCAGCCCACGGCCAGCAGATGCAGGCCTATCAGCACCTGCCCCACCCCGCCCATATCCAGGCTGTGGCCGTTTCGTGTGCCGCCAATGGCCATAAAAGTAGCCGCCAGAGCATAGCTAATGGGCAGCAGCGCCTTGCCCGCCAGTTGCCGGTAAAAACCGAGGCGAAGGCCAAGGGCTACCATCACGACAAGCGCCGCTGCCGCCAGCCGCCAACACAGGGCCGCCCCTTCCGGGCTCAGCCACAGTAGCGCCAGGGCGGTGGTATCGGTGATGCCACTGAGCCCCTTGCCGGAAAAGCTACCCACCAAGGATAAAAAATGCCCCAGCGCCATCAGCGCGCCGCCCACGCCACAAAAGAGGCCGTAACGCCCCAGGTGGCGGTGGATAGCCTCGCGCCCCGGCAGACGAAACAGCGCCATCACCTGAATAAAGAGGGCGCCGATGGCACTGCACAAGGTGAGATAAATGCCCCACTTGGAGGCGACAATCAGCGCTGGCCACATGGTTCGCTCCTGCTTGTTGTTCCGGCCCGCAGCATATTAACAACCAGGCCGTTATCCTCGCGAGAAAAAGCCGGGCCAAAGCCCGGCTTTTAATACGCCTTAACCCGCAGCTGGGCTCAGTAGAGACTGCCTTGCCAGCCCTCGCGGGCCATGGGCAGATGAAGCTGGCGTTTGGCAACGGCATGGGAGATGGCATTACCCAGCGCCGCCGCCATGGGGCCTTGTACTATCTCTGCCGCCCCCAGGAAGGGCTCGCCTGGCTGGTTGATGATGTGGACATCGACCTGCAACGGCATCTGCGGGAAGCGCAAGATGGGGTAACCACTCCAGTCAAAGCTGTGTACCCCTTGTTTGTCGTAGAGCACCTGCTCGTAAAGGCTCCAGCTGGAGGACTGCACTATGCCGCCCTGCACCTGGTTGATAAGGCCGTCAGGGCTCACCACCTGCCCAACATCCACCGCCGTGACCACCCGCACTATGCTGACCTCACCGGTTTGGCGCTGCACCTGCACCTCTACCGCAATGGCACAATAACCCATGATGTTTTTGTAACGGGCAAAAGCAAAACCGTACCCCTGGCCGGGTTGGCTGACCTTACCCGGCCAGCCGAACTCGGCAGCCGCTTTGTTCACCACCGCCACTGACCTTGGGTCCGACAGGTGCTGCAAACGAAATGCTACCGGGTCAACCGAGGCTTTCTGTGCCAGCTCATCGATGGCGCTTTCAATGGAGAACACATTGATGTGCGCTCCCAGCGAGCGCATGGCCGAGGTACGAAACGGCATGGTGGTGACGAAGTTGAAATCCACCTTCAGCGACGGAATGTCATACGCCGGCACCGAGTTACGGTCACCGTCCCCTTCCGGGCGGGGAATGGGCACCGGCGGCGCCGGCGCTATGGGGTGCTCGAGCAGCCAGGCCGGCAGCAGGCGGCCAGCGTTGACAATGCGCTCGTTGTGGGGCGTGCTCCACAGGGTATAACCCCAATCGGCAATTTTGCCGTTGCCGTCCAGGCTGGCCTTGAGCTCGGTCAGCATCGCTGAGCTGTAGGGCTCCCAGAGGTTTTCATCTTCGCGCATCCACTGCACCCGCACCGGCTGGCCGGGCAGTGCCATGGCAATGAGGGCGGCATCGGCGGCTACATCGTCGGCGCCGTTATGGCCGTAACAGCCGGCCCCTTCCTTGTGGATACAACGGATCTGCTTGGCTGGCAGCCCCACCAGTTCGGCAAGGCCGGCGCGAAGGGGGAAAACCCCTTGGGTGTGGGTCCAGACCGTCAGCAGGCCGTCTTTAAACCAGGCCACGGCGCACGAAGGCCCGATGGAGCCGTGCATCAAATACTGGCGGGTCTGGCGGCCGCTGTAAGCCGGGCCGCTGCCGGCGGTGCCTGGCGTGCCTTTATCAGCAATGGGGTAGCGCTTTTGCGGCAGGGTTTGCAGCAGGTTGAAGATGGTTGTCGGCTCTGGCAGCGGGTTGCCCTCGCCCCATTGGCTGGCAAGATAACCGGCCTTCATGGCCGAAATGGCCTGCCATTCATCTTTCGCCACCACCGCCAGGTAGCTGCCGTTTTTAACCAGCTTAACGACCCCCGGCAGCTTTTCGATTGCCTCAACGTCAATGGCCTTCAAGCGGCTGCCGCGCCGGGGCGGCCGGATCACCCTGGCGTGCAACATGCCCGGCAGGCGCATGTCTTGCACATAGGCCACGCCGCCCGAGACCTTGGCGGGAATATCTACCCGCGGCAGGGAACGGCCAATTTCGGTGTAATCCTTGGGATCTTTGCTGGGGGTATGTTCGGTGGCTACCTGATGCAGGTCGACCCCGGCCACCGCCTGGCCGTAGGTCATCTGCCGGCCGGTGTCATCCGAGATGGTGCCCTTGCCGGTACGCAGGCTGGCCAGCGGCGCCTTCCATAGTTTGGCGGCAGCCATCAGCAGCAATTGGCGTACCTGGGCGGCAGCGTTAAAGAGCGCGGTGCCGCTGTCAAAGATGGAGTGGCTGCCGGCGGTGTAGCCCTCGTTGGGGGTCAGGCCGGTATCTGCCGTAATAAAATCAATCTGTTGCGGCGGTACATCCAGGCGATCAGCGGCAATTTGCAGCAACGCAGTTTTGACCCCGGTACCCAGTTCCACCTTGCCGGTAAAAACGGTGATGTGGTTGTCTGGGTCGATGCGTACCCAGGCGTCCAGGTAGGGATTGGAGCGCAGGCTGCCGGGCAGGTTGGGGTCGAGGATGGCGGTGCCCAGGGTGTCCATTTCTTCGGAGCCGGCCATGGCCTTGAACGACAACGGCAGCAGGCTGAACGCCATGATCAGCGAGCCATTGGCCAAGAAGGCGCGGCGGCTCGGGTTGATGTTGTCTGGTGAGTGACTCATCACAACTCTCCCTTGGCGATAACCGCTTTGATGGCAGCAAAGATGCGCATATGGGTGCCGCAGCGGCAGAGGTTGGGGGCCATGTGCTCGCGGATCTGCTCGTCGCTGGGTTGGCGGTTGGTCTCCAGCAGCGCATGGGCCCGCATGATCATCCCGGCAATGCAGTAACCACATTGGGCCGCTTGTTTGTCGATAAAGGCTTGTTGCAGCGGCCCGGGGTGCTCGGCACTGCCCAGGCTTTCGATGGTGCGTATTTTCCGCTCCCCCAGGGCGCCGGCTGGCGTTACACAGGAGAACACCGCCTTGCCGTCAACAATCACGGTGCAGGCGCCGCACTGGCCACGGCCACAGCCGAATTTGGCGCCGTTAAGCTCCAGATGGTTACGCAGCGCATACAGCAGCGGCATGTCGGGGGGAATATCCAATTGGTGGGTACGGCCGTTCACCGTCAAAGTAACCATGGTTATTTCTCCTCCTGGCGGATCTGCGTCACGGTCTGGGAAAGGTTGCCCCAAGGCTGGGACGGGCAGTATTGGCCGCGCAGGTACTGGGCAATGGCGGCAATTTGCTGGTCGCTGAGGTTGTCGGCAAAAGGCGGCATGTAATGGCTAGGCGCGCCGACACTCATGGGGATCCCCTCCAATACGGCTTTGACCAGGTTTCGGGGGGTGCCGGCCAGCAGCGCCGAGCTATGGCCCAGGTCGGGGCGGTCATCAAGGCGGCGCATGGTGGCGGCGTCGCCGTGGCAACCGGAGCAGGAACCGGCAAAGAGCGCCGCCCCTTGTTGCTCAATTTGGCTAAGTTGGCTGGCCGGTTGCAACGCGCCAAAGCTGGGGTTTTTGCAGGCCCCGGCCACAGGCTGCGCCTCGGCAAAGCTCAGCAGGTATGTGGCCATCGCCTCAACATCGGCCAGTGGCATGGTCGCCATGCCGTGGGTCACCGGTAGCATGGGGCCAGCGGCGGCGCCATGATTGGGGGCCACTTCGCCACGCAGGTAGGCAACCAGCTCGCCTTGGGTCCAGGGATTGATGGCGGTGCTAAGCCCAGCCAGGGGCGGCGCTGTCCAACCATCGATGATGCTGCCGGCAAAGTGATCGCTGCCGCCCTTTTCTGCACCAATGAAATTAAGCGGGGTATGGCAAGACGAACAATGCCCGGGGCCTTCTACCAGATAACGGCCACGGTTCCACTGCGCCGATTGTCCGGGCTGGTCTTCCAGAGGGTCGCCATGGCGGAACAGCAGGTTCCAAAACGCCACCAGTGGCCGGAAGTTCATGGGGAACATCATCCGGTTGGGCGGCGGGGTCTGGCTGACCGGGTCCACGCTCATCAGGTAGGCATAGAGATCGCTAATGTCGTGATCCGACATTTTGCGGTAATGCACATAGGGAAAGGCGGGGTAAAGCAGGTGCCCGTCTCGGGCTACTCCGTCACGCATGGCCCGGCTAAAGGCCGCTTCGGACCATTGGCCAATACCGGTTTCACTGTCGGGAGTAATGTTGGTGGTGTAGAGGGTACCAAAGGGGGTTTTCAGCGGCAGGCTACCAGCCAGGTATTTGCCACCCGGCGCGGTGTGGCAAACGGCGCAGTCGCCAGCCTCCAGCACCATTCGGCCACGGGCGACAGCGGCTTTATCGGCAGGCATCGATGGCTTAACCGGCGCGATGGCGGGCTCCCACATCAGCCAGATGCAAAACAGCACGCCCAGCACCGCAACCCCGCCCAGCGTCTTGGCGAC
It contains:
- a CDS encoding CopD family protein, with amino-acid sequence MWPALIVASKWGIYLTLCSAIGALFIQVMALFRLPGREAIHRHLGRYGLFCGVGGALMALGHFLSLVGSFSGKGLSGITDTTALALLWLSPEGAALCWRLAAAALVVMVALGLRLGFYRQLAGKALLPISYALAATFMAIGGTRNGHSLDMGGVGQVLIGLHLLAVGWWLGALYPLWYLSRTLGGREAAPIMARFGDDAAVVLVVLFITGCSALILIGVLPELGVSPYGKMMAIKLLLVIGVLLLAARHKWKLVPTLAASPDASALARSIVIEGLVMLSLLAATAYLALLPGPG
- a CDS encoding efflux transporter outer membrane subunit; protein product: MSVTIAGCISSEGLRPKADAKAAQALVFDDAVKAARKDAAWPRQDWWQAFGDPQLNAWLAKAMADSPSLAQAEARIRGAMAVAGLTAGDESPKLGVDASIKRHKWAKDDFYGPGTLYGANTWDNSVGLGFSYVLDFWGREKNRSEAALNRAQVSVAEGQAVQLALAGQLVRAYIRFSLLYAEYDVKTALLAQQQHILALVQKRYDGGLGTELDVTQAQAPIPAMEREMEDLDEQLQLSRNQIAVLAGQSPAAGASLQRPSLNLSQAPAIPDVVPLALVGHRPDVVASRWQVASYARDIDAARADFYPNINLAASVVLSAVSGNMLDVLSRDKFTYSAGPVLSLPILDGDTRRDTLAAYSADYDGAVAHYRQTLLGALEGISNQLIRLRSLDKQQSLAAKAVALAQQSYDLTLKAYEGGLSDYLDVLSTEQNLFTQKLVVEQLVAARLAAHAGLQVALGGGLLADKDSPSLTQMQPEQEAEHGH
- a CDS encoding MBL fold metallo-hydrolase is translated as MFGFVQSVQRRAALLLAALSLGLASGQASAAAPLQGKQVPGFHRLAVGDLEVTALFDGYNDLGPSLLHGMPLAEIQKILAAKHNTGPGVQTAFNAFLINTGKQLVLVDTGAGACIGPTSGWLSKSMEAAGYHPAQVDVVLLTHMHLDHVCGLVDAKGQAIFPNAQVFAAKAEEDYWLAPQHLKDAPEEAKPYFEIAVHSVAPYKASGRLHSFTTVAPVAGVTLVNEAGHTPGSTGYLFSSKGQSILFAGDIIHIGPVQFDHPELSIAFDANPEQAIAAREKLFTELAKSGTWMAAAHLPFPGIGHIEQQDDHFVWLPLPYGPLHRADKVPLLQ
- a CDS encoding xanthine dehydrogenase family protein molybdopterin-binding subunit, which translates into the protein MSHSPDNINPSRRAFLANGSLIMAFSLLPLSFKAMAGSEEMDTLGTAILDPNLPGSLRSNPYLDAWVRIDPDNHITVFTGKVELGTGVKTALLQIAADRLDVPPQQIDFITADTGLTPNEGYTAGSHSIFDSGTALFNAAAQVRQLLLMAAAKLWKAPLASLRTGKGTISDDTGRQMTYGQAVAGVDLHQVATEHTPSKDPKDYTEIGRSLPRVDIPAKVSGGVAYVQDMRLPGMLHARVIRPPRRGSRLKAIDVEAIEKLPGVVKLVKNGSYLAVVAKDEWQAISAMKAGYLASQWGEGNPLPEPTTIFNLLQTLPQKRYPIADKGTPGTAGSGPAYSGRQTRQYLMHGSIGPSCAVAWFKDGLLTVWTHTQGVFPLRAGLAELVGLPAKQIRCIHKEGAGCYGHNGADDVAADAALIAMALPGQPVRVQWMREDENLWEPYSSAMLTELKASLDGNGKIADWGYTLWSTPHNERIVNAGRLLPAWLLEHPIAPAPPVPIPRPEGDGDRNSVPAYDIPSLKVDFNFVTTMPFRTSAMRSLGAHINVFSIESAIDELAQKASVDPVAFRLQHLSDPRSVAVVNKAAAEFGWPGKVSQPGQGYGFAFARYKNIMGYCAIAVEVQVQRQTGEVSIVRVVTAVDVGQVVSPDGLINQVQGGIVQSSSWSLYEQVLYDKQGVHSFDWSGYPILRFPQMPLQVDVHIINQPGEPFLGAAEIVQGPMAAALGNAISHAVAKRQLHLPMAREGWQGSLY
- a CDS encoding LysR family transcriptional regulator, with protein sequence MKDPLAGISAFVAVADAGGFAAASEQLHLTRAAVGKIIAQLEERLAVRLFHRTTRSFALTEEGRRFYANCRRALALVEAGLNDLDSRPDEPRGLLKITAPVLFGRHFVAPVITQLAERFSGLQVQMHLTDQSLDLVESGFDLAVRMGSLDDSSGLVCRRLAPSTIVVCAAPSYLERYGQPQTLEQLSGHQTLEYSASRRSGPWANYVSRPGFRLPQTHSRFQVDNLDALVDAAVAGLGLAFLPLWLVAPRLQQGELVEVLPEQRKMLECSLVWPQNPHVPLKTRFAIDALVEALGA
- a CDS encoding c-type cytochrome, producing MKARTVAKTLGGVAVLGVLFCIWLMWEPAIAPVKPSMPADKAAVARGRMVLEAGDCAVCHTAPGGKYLAGSLPLKTPFGTLYTTNITPDSETGIGQWSEAAFSRAMRDGVARDGHLLYPAFPYVHYRKMSDHDISDLYAYLMSVDPVSQTPPPNRMMFPMNFRPLVAFWNLLFRHGDPLEDQPGQSAQWNRGRYLVEGPGHCSSCHTPLNFIGAEKGGSDHFAGSIIDGWTAPPLAGLSTAINPWTQGELVAYLRGEVAPNHGAAAGPMLPVTHGMATMPLADVEAMATYLLSFAEAQPVAGACKNPSFGALQPASQLSQIEQQGAALFAGSCSGCHGDAATMRRLDDRPDLGHSSALLAGTPRNLVKAVLEGIPMSVGAPSHYMPPFADNLSDQQIAAIAQYLRGQYCPSQPWGNLSQTVTQIRQEEK
- a CDS encoding (2Fe-2S)-binding protein, whose protein sequence is MVTLTVNGRTHQLDIPPDMPLLYALRNHLELNGAKFGCGRGQCGACTVIVDGKAVFSCVTPAGALGERKIRTIESLGSAEHPGPLQQAFIDKQAAQCGYCIAGMIMRAHALLETNRQPSDEQIREHMAPNLCRCGTHMRIFAAIKAVIAKGEL